One stretch of Pseudomonas sp. NC02 DNA includes these proteins:
- a CDS encoding GNAT family N-acetyltransferase, translating into MLPDMLIRDARPEDALCVGVLGMQVFLDTYATEGIRDSIAAEALQAFSPQTISALIAQPGTAIIVAESNGHLVGFAQVAMDTGHALISTPKAAELQRLYIQERFTGLGLGYRLLQAAEQRAGQGGASLLWATVWVGNERALGFYPRRGYELLGAPTYTFQNETHENRLFGKRLQS; encoded by the coding sequence ATGCTTCCCGACATGCTTATCCGCGATGCACGGCCTGAAGACGCGTTATGCGTTGGTGTGCTGGGCATGCAGGTTTTTCTCGATACTTACGCCACCGAAGGCATTCGCGACTCAATCGCCGCCGAGGCGCTGCAAGCGTTTTCGCCCCAGACGATTTCCGCGCTGATCGCCCAGCCGGGCACGGCCATCATCGTCGCTGAATCCAACGGGCATCTGGTGGGGTTTGCCCAGGTGGCGATGGATACCGGCCATGCGCTGATCTCAACCCCGAAGGCGGCGGAGTTGCAGCGGCTCTACATCCAGGAACGGTTTACCGGGCTCGGACTCGGCTACCGTTTGCTGCAAGCGGCTGAACAGCGCGCAGGGCAGGGTGGCGCTTCTTTGTTGTGGGCGACGGTGTGGGTCGGCAACGAGCGGGCGCTGGGTTTTTATCCGCGTCGTGGTTATGAGCTACTGGGGGCGCCTACGTATACGTTCCAGAATGAAACCCATGAAAATCGGCTGTTTGGTAAAAGACTTCAGTCTTAA
- a CDS encoding GNAT family N-acetyltransferase, whose protein sequence is MPALTFRNANPADANRCYEIEITAYEGDEAATLEKIATRIALYPQGFLILEADGVVVGFINCGCADEVVMSDEAFKELVGHSADAPNVVIMSVVVDPTQQGKGYSTRLMTEFVQRMQAMGKKTIHLMCKDRHVELYKRMGYRYVQPSASDHGGMAWHEMVMDL, encoded by the coding sequence ATGCCCGCCCTCACCTTCCGTAACGCCAACCCCGCAGACGCCAACCGTTGCTACGAGATCGAAATCACCGCCTACGAAGGCGACGAAGCAGCGACCCTGGAAAAAATCGCCACGCGCATTGCGCTGTACCCGCAAGGCTTTCTGATCCTGGAGGCGGATGGCGTTGTGGTCGGTTTCATCAACTGCGGTTGCGCCGATGAAGTGGTGATGTCGGATGAGGCCTTCAAGGAGTTGGTCGGGCATTCAGCCGATGCGCCGAATGTGGTGATCATGTCGGTGGTGGTGGATCCCACCCAGCAAGGCAAGGGCTACTCCACGCGCTTGATGACGGAGTTCGTGCAGCGCATGCAGGCGATGGGCAAGAAGACCATTCACCTGATGTGCAAGGACCGCCATGTGGAGCTGTATAAGCGCATGGGCTATCGCTATGTGCAGCCGTCGGCGTCGGACCATGGCGGGATGGCGTGGCATGAGATGGTGATGGATCTATGA
- a CDS encoding cytosine permease produces the protein MVTTATSSAPLIEKHTIGYVPPEDRHGKVRDLFTLWFGGNIAPLPIVTGALAVQLFGLNLVWGIIAILVGHLVGGVLMALHSAQGPQMGIPQMIQSRAQFGSLGALLVVVIAGVMYIGFFASNIVLAGKSLHGVVDVIPVPVGIVIGAIGSGIIGIIGYRFIHVLNRIGTWVLGAGIVLGFGYIFTHVQTADFLTRGNFNISGWLATVSLAALWQIAFAPYVSDYSRYLPADVPVASTFWTTYLGTVLGSSLSFIFGAVAVLATPVGMDTMDAVKLATGSIGPLMLLLFLLSVISHNALNLYGAVLSLITLVQTFAYRWIPTAKARAVISVLVLAACSIAAVFASKDFIGHFVDMVLVLLVVLVPWTAINLIDFYAIHKGKYDIGSIFRVDGGIYGRYNPQALVAYAVGIVVQIPFMNTPLYVGPISAHINGADLSWLVGLVVTSPLYFWLASRDSAYKRRLEGGKLVGGV, from the coding sequence ATGGTTACCACTGCAACATCCTCCGCCCCGCTTATCGAAAAACACACGATTGGATACGTGCCCCCGGAAGATCGCCACGGAAAGGTAAGAGACCTGTTCACCCTGTGGTTCGGCGGCAACATCGCGCCGTTGCCCATCGTCACCGGCGCGCTGGCCGTGCAACTGTTCGGCCTGAACCTGGTGTGGGGCATCATCGCCATCCTCGTCGGCCACCTCGTCGGCGGCGTGCTGATGGCGCTGCACTCGGCCCAGGGCCCGCAGATGGGTATCCCGCAAATGATCCAGAGCCGCGCCCAGTTCGGCTCCCTCGGCGCACTGCTGGTGGTGGTGATCGCCGGCGTGATGTACATCGGCTTCTTCGCCTCCAACATCGTATTGGCGGGCAAATCCCTGCACGGCGTCGTCGACGTGATCCCGGTACCGGTAGGCATCGTCATCGGCGCCATCGGCTCGGGGATCATCGGCATCATCGGCTACCGCTTCATCCACGTCCTCAACCGCATCGGCACCTGGGTGCTGGGCGCGGGCATCGTGCTGGGGTTCGGCTACATCTTCACCCATGTGCAGACGGCCGACTTCCTGACACGCGGTAACTTCAACATCTCCGGCTGGCTGGCCACCGTGTCGCTGGCCGCGCTGTGGCAAATCGCGTTTGCGCCGTACGTTTCGGACTATTCGCGCTACCTGCCGGCGGATGTGCCGGTGGCGTCGACCTTCTGGACCACCTATCTGGGCACAGTGCTCGGTTCCAGCCTGTCGTTCATCTTTGGTGCGGTTGCGGTACTGGCTACGCCGGTGGGCATGGACACCATGGACGCGGTCAAACTGGCGACCGGCTCCATTGGCCCGCTGATGCTGTTGCTGTTCCTGCTCAGCGTGATCAGCCACAACGCACTTAACCTGTACGGCGCCGTGCTGTCATTGATCACCCTGGTACAGACCTTTGCCTACCGCTGGATCCCCACCGCCAAGGCGCGTGCAGTGATCTCGGTGCTGGTGCTGGCGGCGTGCTCGATTGCGGCGGTGTTTGCGTCGAAGGATTTTATCGGGCACTTCGTGGACATGGTGCTGGTGCTGCTGGTGGTACTGGTGCCGTGGACGGCGATCAACCTGATCGACTTCTATGCGATCCATAAGGGCAAGTACGACATCGGTTCGATCTTTCGCGTGGATGGCGGGATTTATGGCCGGTACAACCCCCAGGCGCTGGTGGCCTATGCGGTGGGGATTGTGGTGCAGATTCCGTTTATGAATACGCCGCTGTATGTCGGGCCGATTTCGGCGCATATCAACGGGGCGGATTTGTCCTGGTTGGTGGGGTTGGTGGTGACGTCGCCGTTGTATTTCTGGTTGGCGAGTCGGGACAGTGCGTATAAGCGTCGGTTGGAGGGGGGGAAGTTGGTGGGTGGGGTTTAA
- a CDS encoding DUF1028 domain-containing protein yields MTFSIVARCAETGQMGIAISSSSIAVGARCPWLRPGVGAVSTQNITLPALGPDVLDLLEQGLAPADAVDKALTRNGYSQYRQLTAIDHLGRTVHFSGNETLGTHNAVSGEQCVAAGNMLADRAVIEAMVKAFEQGEGQLADRLLAAMHAAIAAGGEAGPVHSAALVVVGELTWPIINLRVDWADEQPIAELQKLWDAYRPQVQDYIDRALAPDRSPGYGVAGDDR; encoded by the coding sequence ATGACCTTTTCAATCGTCGCCCGCTGCGCGGAAACCGGCCAGATGGGCATTGCCATCAGCTCATCGAGCATCGCCGTAGGCGCCCGCTGCCCATGGCTGCGGCCCGGCGTGGGTGCGGTCTCGACCCAGAACATCACCCTGCCCGCCCTCGGCCCGGACGTACTCGATCTATTGGAGCAAGGCCTTGCCCCTGCCGATGCCGTAGACAAGGCCCTGACCCGCAACGGCTACAGCCAATACCGGCAACTGACGGCGATTGATCACCTCGGGCGCACGGTGCATTTCAGCGGCAACGAAACCCTTGGCACCCACAATGCGGTGTCGGGCGAACAGTGCGTGGCCGCCGGCAATATGCTCGCCGACCGCGCGGTGATCGAGGCGATGGTCAAGGCCTTCGAGCAAGGCGAAGGCCAACTGGCAGACCGCCTGCTGGCCGCGATGCATGCGGCCATTGCCGCCGGGGGCGAAGCCGGGCCGGTGCATTCCGCCGCGCTGGTGGTGGTGGGCGAGCTGACCTGGCCGATCATCAACCTGCGGGTGGATTGGGCCGACGAGCAGCCGATCGCCGAGCTGCAAAAGCTCTGGGACGCCTACCGTCCACAGGTGCAGGACTACATCGACCGCGCCCTCGCCCCGGACCGCTCCCCTGGCTACGGCGTGGCCGGAGACGACCGATGA
- a CDS encoding RidA family protein — protein sequence MPTHTRIRMFNTKETYPNQSLDNDLCQAVRAGNTVYVRGQVGTDFDGNLIGLGDPRAQAEQAMKNVKQLLEEAGSDLSHIVKTTTYLIDPRYREPVYQEVGKWLKGVFPISTGLVVSALGQPQWLMEIDVIAVIPE from the coding sequence ATGCCTACTCACACTCGCATCCGCATGTTCAACACCAAGGAAACCTACCCTAACCAGAGCCTGGACAATGACCTGTGCCAGGCCGTACGCGCCGGCAACACGGTGTATGTACGGGGCCAGGTGGGCACCGATTTCGACGGCAACCTGATCGGCCTTGGCGACCCGCGCGCGCAAGCCGAACAGGCAATGAAAAACGTCAAGCAACTGCTGGAAGAGGCCGGCAGCGACCTGAGCCACATCGTCAAGACCACCACCTACCTGATCGACCCGCGCTACCGCGAGCCGGTGTACCAGGAAGTCGGCAAGTGGCTCAAGGGCGTGTTCCCGATCTCCACCGGGTTGGTGGTTTCGGCCCTGGGCCAGCCACAGTGGCTGATGGAAATCGACGTGATTGCAGTCATCCCCGAGTAA
- a CDS encoding class I SAM-dependent methyltransferase translates to MTWFSDPDAVARYAEGPVRLVPGFESLQRMTTLLLRESVSATGKVLVLGAGGGLELKKFADSQPEWQFVGVDPSAEMLKLAEATLGPLMARVQLHEGYIDTAPEGPFDAATSLLTLHFIPAEERLQTLKELWRRLSPGAPLIAAHHSFPQSSPEEKARWLKRYAAYAVDSGVPAEDAQRAITAISSHLPVLSPNDDEALLREAGFEGVELFYASFSFKGWIAYKPA, encoded by the coding sequence ATGACCTGGTTTTCAGACCCCGACGCTGTCGCCCGCTACGCCGAAGGCCCGGTGAGGCTGGTGCCGGGTTTCGAGTCCCTGCAGCGCATGACCACGCTGCTATTGCGCGAAAGCGTCTCGGCCACCGGCAAGGTATTGGTACTCGGCGCAGGCGGTGGGCTGGAGTTGAAGAAGTTTGCCGACAGTCAGCCCGAGTGGCAGTTTGTGGGGGTGGACCCGTCTGCCGAGATGCTGAAGCTGGCCGAGGCCACCTTGGGTCCGCTGATGGCCCGGGTGCAGTTACATGAAGGCTATATCGATACCGCGCCCGAGGGGCCGTTCGATGCCGCCACGTCCTTGCTGACCTTGCACTTCATCCCGGCCGAAGAGCGTCTGCAAACCCTGAAAGAGCTGTGGCGGCGCTTGTCGCCGGGCGCGCCTTTGATTGCGGCGCATCACAGCTTCCCCCAATCCTCGCCAGAGGAAAAAGCGCGCTGGCTGAAGCGTTATGCGGCCTATGCGGTGGATTCCGGCGTACCGGCTGAAGATGCGCAGCGGGCGATTACCGCCATCAGCAGCCACTTGCCGGTGCTGTCACCCAACGACGATGAAGCGCTGCTACGGGAGGCAGGCTTCGAAGGTGTGGAACTGTTCTACGCGAGCTTCAGTTTCAAGGGCTGGATTGCCTACAAGCCCGCCTAG
- the argE gene encoding acetylornithine deacetylase encodes MSTSRELLQALVGFDTTSRESNLKLIEFVRDYLAGFGVPCELIYNDERSKANLFATLGPANVPGIVLSGHTDVVPVDAQPWTLPPFELTERDGKLFGRGTADMKGYIACVLALVPALASADLRMPVHIALSYDEEVGCLGVRSLLKVLEQWPVKPLLCIIGEPTELKPVLGHKGKLAMRCEVHGEACHSAYAPQGVNAIEYAAELIGELGRIGQRLKVHQDERFDPPFSTVQTGVISGGKALNIVPADCRFDFEVRALPSMDPGEVAEELQAYAMQQVLPRMQAVSRQSAIRFSELSAYPGLATDQRSQAAELIAAFCGSREFGTVAFGTEGGLFDAAGIPTVVCGPGSMDQGHKPDEFVSVAQLKGCDAMLLRMLDSIRA; translated from the coding sequence ATGAGCACCAGCCGGGAACTGCTGCAGGCGCTGGTGGGGTTTGATACCACCAGCCGCGAATCCAACCTGAAGCTGATCGAGTTCGTGCGCGATTACCTGGCAGGGTTCGGCGTGCCTTGCGAGTTGATCTACAACGATGAGCGCAGCAAGGCCAATCTGTTCGCCACCCTCGGCCCGGCGAATGTGCCCGGGATTGTGCTGTCGGGGCACACCGATGTGGTGCCGGTAGATGCCCAGCCGTGGACGTTGCCGCCGTTTGAGTTGACCGAGCGCGACGGCAAGCTGTTTGGCCGGGGCACGGCGGACATGAAGGGCTACATCGCCTGTGTACTGGCGCTGGTGCCGGCCTTGGCAAGCGCAGACTTGCGCATGCCGGTGCACATCGCCCTGTCCTACGACGAGGAAGTCGGCTGCCTTGGGGTGCGTTCGTTGCTCAAGGTGCTGGAACAATGGCCGGTGAAACCACTGCTGTGCATTATCGGCGAGCCCACCGAGTTGAAGCCGGTGCTGGGCCATAAAGGCAAGCTCGCCATGCGCTGTGAAGTGCATGGCGAGGCCTGCCATTCGGCGTATGCGCCCCAGGGCGTGAATGCGATCGAGTATGCGGCCGAGTTGATTGGTGAGCTGGGGCGAATCGGCCAGCGGCTCAAGGTGCATCAGGACGAGCGCTTTGACCCGCCGTTCAGCACCGTGCAAACCGGGGTGATCTCCGGGGGCAAGGCATTGAATATCGTGCCTGCCGATTGCCGTTTTGACTTTGAAGTGCGCGCCCTGCCCTCGATGGACCCGGGTGAAGTGGCCGAGGAGCTGCAAGCCTATGCGATGCAGCAGGTGTTGCCGCGGATGCAGGCGGTGAGCCGGCAGAGTGCGATTCGCTTCAGTGAGTTGTCGGCGTACCCGGGGCTGGCCACCGACCAGCGCAGCCAGGCGGCGGAGCTGATTGCGGCGTTTTGCGGCTCGCGGGAATTTGGCACCGTGGCGTTCGGGACCGAGGGTGGGTTGTTTGATGCGGCGGGCATTCCGACGGTGGTGTGCGGGCCTGGGAGCATGGACCAGGGGCATAAGCCGGATGAGTTTGTGAGTGTTGCGCAACTGAAAGGTTGCGATGCCATGTTGTTGCGCATGCTCGACTCGATTCGCGCCTGA
- a CDS encoding N-acetyltransferase: MKPHLIEVGDQPDAKAEQLLGSGLAAFNEHVTGSNDRRPLTVLIKDPDTGETLGGITGKTSLGMAFLDLFYLPEALRGSCLGTTLLKAFEDEARHRGCRSAMLYTLSFQAPEFYEKNGWVRFGEIPCDPEGSSRVFLSKML; the protein is encoded by the coding sequence ATGAAGCCGCATCTGATTGAGGTCGGCGACCAGCCAGACGCCAAAGCCGAGCAGCTCCTGGGCAGCGGCCTCGCCGCCTTCAACGAGCACGTCACCGGGTCCAATGACCGACGTCCGTTGACGGTGCTGATCAAGGATCCCGACACCGGTGAAACCCTCGGCGGCATCACCGGAAAAACCAGCCTCGGCATGGCCTTTCTCGACCTGTTTTATCTGCCCGAGGCCCTGCGTGGCTCATGCCTGGGCACAACGCTGCTGAAAGCATTCGAAGACGAAGCCCGTCATCGTGGCTGCCGCTCGGCGATGCTGTACACCCTCAGTTTCCAGGCCCCGGAGTTTTACGAGAAGAATGGCTGGGTGCGGTTTGGTGAAATCCCGTGCGACCCGGAAGGCAGCAGCCGGGTGTTCCTGAGCAAAATGCTCTGA
- a CDS encoding LysR substrate-binding domain-containing protein, producing the protein MAAYNLRQLRYFVTTAECGSVAEASRKLYIAQPSVSTAIKQLEDSFGVQLFIRHHAQGVSLTPSGARFYRKALELLRVAHEFEQNALADNDVVAGQIDIGCFETVAPLYLPRLIAGFRERWPGVEIRLRDGEQQELVQALTAGSIDVAMLFEHDLGSAIETTPLMPPQQPYALLPADHRFAQQAKVSLADLVLEPMILLDVLPSRTYFVSIFEERGLTPNIVFSSPSIEMVRGMVGRGFGFSILVTKPFSPYSYDGQKLVCVPLAETVTGSGLSAVWLRRAPLTKPVQLFVEYCREELARLLG; encoded by the coding sequence ATGGCTGCCTATAACCTGCGCCAGCTCAGATATTTTGTAACCACGGCCGAGTGCGGCAGCGTGGCAGAGGCCTCGCGCAAGCTCTATATCGCGCAACCGTCGGTGTCGACGGCCATCAAGCAACTGGAAGACAGCTTCGGCGTGCAGCTGTTTATCCGCCATCACGCTCAAGGGGTGTCACTGACGCCGAGCGGTGCGCGGTTCTATCGCAAGGCCCTGGAGCTGCTGCGGGTTGCCCATGAGTTTGAGCAGAACGCCCTGGCGGACAATGACGTGGTGGCGGGGCAGATCGATATCGGTTGCTTCGAAACCGTGGCACCGCTGTATTTGCCGCGCTTGATTGCCGGTTTCCGGGAGCGTTGGCCGGGGGTGGAAATCCGTCTGCGCGATGGCGAACAACAGGAACTGGTACAGGCGCTGACGGCCGGCAGTATCGATGTGGCGATGCTGTTTGAGCATGACCTGGGCAGCGCCATCGAGACCACGCCGCTGATGCCGCCGCAGCAACCCTATGCGTTGCTGCCGGCGGATCACCGGTTTGCGCAGCAGGCCAAGGTGTCGTTGGCGGACTTGGTGCTGGAACCGATGATTTTGCTGGATGTGCTGCCGAGCCGGACGTACTTCGTGAGCATCTTTGAAGAGCGTGGGCTGACGCCGAATATTGTCTTCAGTTCGCCGTCGATCGAGATGGTGCGGGGGATGGTGGGGCGCGGGTTCGGGTTTTCGATCCTGGTGACCAAGCCGTTTTCGCCGTATTCCTATGACGGGCAGAAGCTGGTGTGCGTGCCGTTGGCGGAGACGGTGACGGGGTCGGGGTTGTCGGCGGTGTGGTTGCGGCGGGCGCCGTTGACCAAGCCGGTGCAGTTGTTTGTGGAGTATTGCCGGGAAGAGCTGGCGCGGTTGTTAGGTTAG